Proteins encoded by one window of Pseudomonas sp. LS44:
- a CDS encoding cysteine desulfurase, translated as MSNLETSLQTPPQRLDLTAGYDVERVRQAFPILAETIYGKPLIYLDSAATSQKPQAVIDAMSRFFLKENANVHRGVHYLSVRATEEYEKARAKVQRFLNAEHVEEIVFVRGTTEAVNLVAQTLGKTQVHAGDEVLISAMEHHSNIVPWQMLCEQTGAHLRVAPIDDAGELLLDELERLIGPRTRLVAVAHVSNVLGTINPIQRIVELAHARGARVLVDGAQAAPHLRLDVRALGCDFYALSGHKMYGPTGVGVLYGRRELLEAMPPYQGGGDMILSVSFEKTLYNKPPYRFEAGTPNMAGAIGLGAAIDFLGELGAEAIAAHEQAVLSYAQQALAAVPGLRLIGTAPEKVGVLSFVLDGIHPHDIGTVLDREGVAIRTGHHCAQPLMQRFGLVATARASLGCYSTEQDIDALVAGLAKVRELFQ; from the coding sequence ATGAGCAACCTGGAAACCAGCCTGCAGACACCACCGCAACGGCTCGACCTCACGGCCGGCTACGACGTCGAGCGGGTGCGCCAGGCCTTCCCGATTCTTGCGGAGACGATCTACGGAAAACCCCTGATCTACCTCGACAGCGCTGCGACCAGCCAGAAGCCACAGGCGGTCATAGACGCGATGTCGCGCTTCTTCCTGAAGGAAAACGCCAACGTGCACCGTGGCGTGCACTATCTCTCGGTGCGCGCCACCGAGGAGTACGAGAAGGCGCGGGCGAAGGTCCAGCGGTTTCTCAACGCCGAGCACGTCGAGGAAATCGTCTTCGTCCGCGGCACCACCGAGGCGGTCAATCTGGTCGCGCAAACCCTTGGCAAGACCCAGGTCCACGCCGGCGACGAGGTGCTCATCAGCGCCATGGAGCACCACTCGAACATAGTTCCCTGGCAGATGCTCTGCGAGCAGACCGGCGCCCATCTGCGGGTGGCACCCATCGACGATGCCGGCGAACTCTTGCTGGATGAGCTGGAACGGCTGATCGGGCCCAGGACCAGGCTGGTGGCGGTCGCCCATGTCTCGAACGTGCTGGGGACCATCAACCCGATCCAGCGCATCGTCGAGCTCGCCCATGCCCGGGGCGCGCGCGTGCTGGTCGACGGCGCCCAGGCGGCCCCGCACCTGAGGCTCGACGTGCGCGCCCTGGGCTGCGACTTCTATGCCCTGTCGGGGCACAAGATGTACGGCCCCACCGGCGTAGGCGTGCTTTATGGCCGCCGCGAACTGCTCGAGGCGATGCCGCCCTACCAGGGCGGCGGCGACATGATCCTTTCGGTCAGCTTCGAAAAGACCCTCTACAACAAGCCGCCCTACCGCTTCGAGGCGGGCACGCCGAACATGGCCGGTGCGATCGGGCTCGGCGCGGCGATCGACTTCCTCGGCGAGCTGGGGGCGGAGGCCATCGCTGCCCACGAGCAGGCCGTGCTGTCCTACGCGCAGCAGGCACTCGCCGCGGTGCCCGGCCTCCGGCTGATCGGCACCGCGCCGGAAAAGGTCGGCGTACTGTCTTTCGTCCTCGACGGCATCCATCCGCACGATATCGGTACCGTCCTCGACCGCGAGGGTGTCGCGATCCGCACCGGGCACCACTGCGCCCAGCCGCTGATGCAGCGATTCGGCCTGGTCGCCACGGCCCGCGCCTCGCTCGGCTGCTACAGCACGGAGCAGGACATCGATGCGCTGGTGGCTGGCCTGGCCAAGGTCCGGGAGCTGTTCCAATGA
- the sufU gene encoding Fe-S cluster assembly sulfur transfer protein SufU — translation MNGELRDLYQDVIIDHGKRPRNFRPLEGATHTAEGFNPLCGDQLRVYIQLADGVIEDIAFQGAGCAISQASASLMTMAVKGKRQEEALALFDRVHALLTEGPDAQAAPAELGKLAVLAGVWEFPVRVKCATLAWHTLRSALEGGSAPVTTE, via the coding sequence ATGAACGGCGAGCTGCGCGATCTCTACCAGGACGTGATCATCGACCACGGCAAGCGGCCGCGTAATTTCCGCCCGCTGGAGGGCGCTACCCATACGGCGGAGGGCTTCAATCCGCTGTGCGGCGATCAGCTCAGGGTTTATATCCAGCTCGCGGACGGGGTGATCGAGGACATTGCCTTCCAGGGGGCCGGCTGTGCTATTTCCCAGGCTTCGGCGTCCTTGATGACCATGGCGGTCAAGGGAAAACGGCAGGAGGAGGCGCTGGCGCTGTTCGACCGGGTGCATGCGTTGCTCACCGAGGGTCCGGATGCCCAGGCGGCACCTGCGGAGCTCGGCAAGCTGGCGGTGCTCGCCGGGGTCTGGGAATTTCCGGTGCGGGTCAAGTGCGCGACGCTGGCCTGGCACACGCTGCGCAGTGCCCTTGAAGGGGGCAGCGCGCCGGTCACTACGGAGTAA
- the sufT gene encoding putative Fe-S cluster assembly protein SufT gives MATERRIPGIRLSDAARQVLRDALADGRSGLLRLRIDERFEHELLFGSGTEGDLAVETDGISLWLDPASARRADGLAIDYVQELRGAGFTFDNPNQPGHAQRIALKRDCTATLIPRGEPLRLARGEWVVVTQALGGSFTIRTASGQLARIAAGEADALGLSMPQASAQPASGTLNVQQVLDVLRTVYDPEIPVNVVDLGLIYQCQIQPLEGGGQRVAIRMSMTAPGCGMGEVLKEEARAKVQALPGVSQVEIELVWEPPWDQSRMSEAARLQLGLL, from the coding sequence ATGGCAACCGAGCGGCGTATTCCCGGCATCCGCCTCAGCGACGCGGCGCGGCAGGTCCTGCGCGACGCCCTGGCGGACGGCCGCAGCGGCTTGCTGCGGCTGAGGATCGACGAGCGCTTCGAGCATGAGCTGCTCTTCGGGTCCGGCACGGAGGGGGATCTCGCCGTCGAAACGGACGGCATCAGCCTGTGGCTCGACCCCGCGAGCGCGCGCCGGGCCGATGGGCTGGCCATCGACTACGTGCAGGAGCTGCGCGGCGCCGGTTTCACCTTCGACAACCCCAACCAGCCGGGCCACGCCCAGCGGATAGCGCTCAAGCGAGATTGCACGGCCACGCTGATTCCGCGCGGGGAGCCGCTACGGCTGGCACGGGGCGAGTGGGTCGTCGTGACCCAGGCGCTCGGCGGCAGCTTCACGATCAGGACCGCCAGCGGCCAGCTCGCGCGGATCGCAGCCGGCGAGGCCGACGCCCTGGGGCTGAGCATGCCCCAGGCGAGCGCCCAGCCGGCGTCCGGTACTTTGAACGTCCAGCAGGTCCTCGACGTGCTGCGGACCGTCTACGATCCGGAGATCCCGGTCAACGTGGTCGATCTCGGGCTGATCTACCAATGCCAGATCCAGCCGCTGGAAGGCGGCGGCCAGCGAGTCGCGATCAGGATGTCGATGACCGCGCCCGGCTGTGGCATGGGCGAGGTGCTGAAGGAGGAGGCGCGGGCCAAGGTCCAGGCGCTCCCCGGCGTCAGTCAGGTCGAAATCGAGCTGGTCTGGGAGCCGCCCTGGGACCAGAGCCGCATGTCCGAGGCGGCCCGCCTGCAGCTTGGTTTGTTGTGA
- a CDS encoding thioredoxin domain-containing protein, which produces MSNRLANETSPYLRQHAENPVDWYPWGDEAFRRARDEDRPIHLSVGYAACHWCHVMAHESFEDPDLARLLNEHFINIKVDRQERPDLDDIYQKVVQMLGQGGGWPLTVFLTPQREPFFGGTYFPPQPSHGRPGFAQVLLGLSEAWRNNRTALRQNVEQIHQGYRLMADLQLQGDTPPEQDQPAAAARLIAKSTDRIHGGLGQAPKFPNPSCHDLVLRLHQRLGEPDLLSSLELTLERMAAGGLYDHLGGGFARYCVDERWAVPHFEKMLYDNGQLVKLYADAYRATGNPSWRRVFEETIDYIRRDMTHPEGGFYASEDADSEGEEGKFYVWTPVQVQAVLGAADAALACRAYGVSAAGNFEHGSTVLHRAAALDAGEEAQLVGLREKLLAARAQRIRPGRDENILTSWNALMIQGLCAAYQATGSAGHLDTARRAAEFLQDHLSTPEGGLYRAWREGTAKVPGFLEDYAFLANALLDLYECDFDPHHLARATRLAELILEKFWDDGLYFTPGDGEQLVHRPRAPHDNAWPSGTSTSVFAFLRLFELTGRELYREHAEQVFAMYRAAAAQNPFGFAHLLAAQDFAQCGPLSVVIAGEREAASALLASLHRRYLPARVLAFAEDVPLGAGRTPLAGQATAYVCRNRTCAAPVTSAAALVERCLGKSA; this is translated from the coding sequence ATGAGCAACCGACTCGCCAATGAAACCTCGCCCTATCTGAGGCAACACGCAGAGAACCCGGTGGACTGGTATCCCTGGGGTGACGAAGCGTTCCGTCGTGCCCGCGACGAGGACAGGCCGATCCATCTGTCGGTGGGCTATGCCGCCTGCCACTGGTGTCATGTGATGGCCCACGAGTCGTTCGAGGACCCGGACCTCGCGCGCCTGCTGAACGAGCACTTCATCAACATCAAGGTCGACCGCCAGGAGCGGCCCGACCTCGACGACATCTACCAGAAAGTCGTGCAGATGCTGGGGCAGGGCGGTGGCTGGCCGCTGACGGTGTTCCTCACCCCGCAGCGCGAGCCGTTCTTCGGCGGCACCTATTTCCCGCCGCAGCCGAGCCACGGCCGGCCCGGCTTCGCCCAGGTTCTGCTCGGGCTGAGCGAGGCCTGGCGGAACAACCGCACGGCGCTGCGGCAGAACGTCGAACAGATCCACCAGGGCTACCGCCTCATGGCAGACCTCCAGTTGCAGGGTGATACGCCGCCGGAGCAAGACCAGCCGGCCGCGGCAGCCCGGTTGATTGCCAAGAGCACCGACCGCATCCACGGTGGCCTGGGGCAGGCGCCGAAGTTCCCCAACCCCTCCTGCCATGACCTGGTCCTGCGGCTCCATCAGCGCCTGGGCGAGCCGGACCTGCTGAGCTCCCTCGAGCTGACCCTTGAGCGCATGGCGGCCGGTGGCCTCTACGACCACCTCGGCGGCGGCTTCGCCCGCTATTGCGTGGACGAGCGCTGGGCCGTGCCGCACTTCGAGAAGATGCTCTACGACAACGGCCAGTTGGTGAAGCTCTATGCCGACGCCTATCGCGCGACCGGCAATCCCTCCTGGCGGCGCGTGTTCGAGGAGACGATCGACTACATCCGGCGCGATATGACCCATCCCGAGGGCGGCTTCTACGCCAGCGAGGACGCCGATAGCGAGGGTGAGGAAGGCAAGTTCTACGTGTGGACTCCGGTGCAGGTGCAGGCCGTCCTCGGCGCTGCGGACGCTGCCTTGGCCTGCCGGGCCTACGGCGTGAGCGCGGCGGGCAACTTCGAGCATGGCAGCACGGTGCTGCACCGCGCCGCCGCGCTGGACGCGGGGGAGGAGGCGCAACTGGTGGGCCTGCGCGAGAAGCTGTTGGCGGCGCGGGCCCAGCGCATTCGTCCGGGGCGCGACGAAAACATCCTCACCAGCTGGAACGCGCTGATGATCCAGGGCCTCTGCGCCGCCTACCAGGCCACGGGAAGCGCGGGCCACCTGGACACCGCGCGGCGCGCCGCCGAATTCCTCCAGGACCACCTTTCGACCCCCGAGGGTGGCCTGTACCGGGCGTGGCGCGAGGGCACGGCCAAGGTCCCGGGCTTCCTCGAGGACTACGCCTTCCTCGCCAACGCGCTGCTCGATCTCTACGAGTGCGACTTCGACCCGCACCATCTCGCCCGGGCCACGCGGCTGGCCGAACTGATCCTCGAGAAGTTCTGGGATGATGGCCTCTACTTCACCCCCGGCGATGGCGAGCAGCTGGTGCACCGGCCGCGCGCGCCGCACGACAATGCCTGGCCTTCGGGTACCTCGACCAGCGTGTTCGCCTTCCTGCGGCTCTTCGAGCTGACCGGTCGCGAGCTCTACCGCGAGCATGCCGAGCAGGTATTCGCCATGTACCGCGCCGCAGCCGCGCAGAACCCCTTCGGCTTCGCCCATCTCCTGGCCGCGCAGGACTTCGCCCAATGCGGCCCGCTGAGCGTCGTCATTGCAGGCGAGCGCGAGGCCGCCAGCGCCTTGCTGGCGAGCCTGCATCGGCGCTACCTGCCGGCACGGGTGCTGGCCTTCGCCGAGGACGTTCCCTTGGGCGCGGGCCGCACGCCACTCGCCGGACAAGCCACCGCCTATGTGTGCCGCAACCGCACCTGCGCTGCCCCCGTAACCAGCGCTGCGGCGCTGGTTGAGCGTTGCCTGGGTAAAAGCGCGTAG